In Capsicum annuum cultivar UCD-10X-F1 chromosome 11, UCD10Xv1.1, whole genome shotgun sequence, one genomic interval encodes:
- the LOC107848241 gene encoding zinc finger SWIM domain-containing protein 7 isoform X2, giving the protein MSNSPCRLHFLFGKNLERATRIVDQRGVKRILGEPSGRSIFQVVGESKRKEEYLCFAEHYCACYSFFYDIVNRGEQLCCKHQLAARLASSLGTCIDVNMSDDDLALILSQL; this is encoded by the exons ATGAGCAACTCTCCATGTcg ATTGCATTTCTTGTTTGGGAAAAATTTGGAGAGAGCAACGAGAATAGTTGATCAAAGAGGTGTGAAGAGGATCTTGGGTGAGCCCAGTGGTCGTTCCATCTTTCAG GTTGTGGGAGAGTCAAAGAGGAAGGAGGAATATTTATGCTTTGCAGAACATTATTGTGCCTGTTATTCTTTCTTCTATGACATTGTAAACAGAGGGGAGCAGCTTTGT TGTAAGCATCAATTAGCTGCCAGACTTGCTTCTTCGTTGGGAACATGTATTGATGTTAACATGTCTGACGATGACCTTGCTCTCATCCTCTCCCAGCTTTGA
- the LOC107848241 gene encoding zinc finger SWIM domain-containing protein 7 isoform X1 encodes MSTSAIVAEKVWKDIQSTHSVSDEQLSILHFLFGKNLERATRIVDQRGVKRILGEPSGRSIFQVVGESKRKEEYLCFAEHYCACYSFFYDIVNRGEQLCCKHQLAARLASSLGTCIDVNMSDDDLALILSQL; translated from the exons ATGAGCACTAGTGCAATAGTTGCGGAGAAAGTGTGGAAAGATATCCAATCGACTCATTCAG TGAGCGATGAGCAACTCTCCAT ATTGCATTTCTTGTTTGGGAAAAATTTGGAGAGAGCAACGAGAATAGTTGATCAAAGAGGTGTGAAGAGGATCTTGGGTGAGCCCAGTGGTCGTTCCATCTTTCAG GTTGTGGGAGAGTCAAAGAGGAAGGAGGAATATTTATGCTTTGCAGAACATTATTGTGCCTGTTATTCTTTCTTCTATGACATTGTAAACAGAGGGGAGCAGCTTTGT TGTAAGCATCAATTAGCTGCCAGACTTGCTTCTTCGTTGGGAACATGTATTGATGTTAACATGTCTGACGATGACCTTGCTCTCATCCTCTCCCAGCTTTGA